A part of Legionella sainthelensi genomic DNA contains:
- the htpG gene encoding molecular chaperone HtpG, whose product MSSKQQTMGFQTEVKQMLHLVVHSLYSNKEIFLRELISNASDALDKLRFLALSNSALYENDSDLKISIDFNEKLKTITIRDNGIGLSWDEAIDNLGTIAKSGTKEFMSHLTGESAKDSQLIGQFGVGFYSAFIVADKVTVKSRRAGLKPEEGIVWESNGEGEFTIDYEKKASRGTEVILHIREDNDEFLSGWRLRSIISKYSDHICWPIVMKKTSTEEKESDEYETVNKATALWTMQKSDITDEDYKLLYKHISHDYQDPLTWSHNHVEGKHDYISLLYIPAHAPFDLWQQETKHGLKLYVKRVFIMDDATQFLPRYLRFIKGIVDASDLPLNVSREILQDNKQVESIRAACTKRVLSMLEKMSTQDKETYQKFWNEFGLVLKEGPIEDFANKETIAKLLRFATTASESEKQEATLDDYISRMKEGQDKIYYITASSYNAAKNSPHLEIFKKKGIEVLLLSDKVDEWLVGYLSEYAGKKLQSISKGKVEFDDDATDQIKEQEKTLEPILTHIKKILESKVKDVVVTNRLTDSPACIVADEQDMGLEMQRILQAAGQQVPTTKPVFEINPEHVLIKRLHDIQDDNLFELWVTMLFEQAVLAEGGQLDNPADFVSRVNKLLASSTV is encoded by the coding sequence ATGTCAAGCAAGCAACAAACTATGGGCTTTCAAACAGAAGTAAAGCAAATGTTGCATTTAGTAGTGCACTCGCTTTATTCGAATAAGGAAATATTCTTACGTGAATTAATTTCTAACGCTTCAGATGCTTTAGATAAATTAAGATTTTTAGCTTTATCAAACAGTGCACTTTATGAAAATGATTCGGATTTGAAAATCAGTATTGATTTTAATGAAAAATTGAAAACTATCACCATCAGAGACAATGGAATTGGTTTAAGCTGGGATGAGGCCATTGATAATTTAGGTACCATTGCTAAATCTGGCACCAAAGAGTTTATGAGTCATTTAACAGGTGAAAGTGCCAAAGATTCCCAATTAATTGGACAATTTGGGGTTGGTTTTTATTCAGCTTTTATTGTTGCAGATAAAGTCACAGTTAAAAGTCGTCGCGCAGGTTTAAAACCCGAAGAAGGTATTGTTTGGGAGTCAAATGGTGAAGGTGAGTTCACTATTGATTATGAGAAAAAGGCATCCCGTGGTACAGAGGTTATCCTGCATATCAGAGAAGATAATGATGAGTTTTTGAGTGGTTGGCGTCTTCGCAGTATCATAAGCAAATATTCCGATCATATTTGTTGGCCCATAGTGATGAAAAAAACATCAACTGAAGAGAAAGAGTCCGATGAGTATGAAACAGTAAATAAAGCGACTGCCTTGTGGACGATGCAGAAATCAGATATTACCGATGAAGATTATAAATTGCTTTATAAGCATATTTCTCATGATTATCAAGATCCGCTTACATGGTCGCATAATCATGTTGAAGGAAAGCATGATTATATTTCTTTGCTTTATATTCCAGCTCATGCTCCTTTTGATTTATGGCAACAGGAAACCAAACATGGTTTAAAACTCTATGTAAAACGCGTATTTATTATGGATGATGCAACTCAGTTTTTACCGCGTTATTTACGATTTATAAAAGGTATTGTTGATGCAAGTGATTTGCCATTGAATGTATCACGAGAAATTTTACAAGATAATAAACAAGTCGAAAGCATCCGCGCGGCATGTACAAAACGTGTTTTGTCCATGTTAGAAAAGATGAGTACTCAAGATAAAGAAACCTATCAAAAATTTTGGAATGAATTTGGTTTAGTATTAAAAGAAGGTCCTATCGAGGATTTTGCAAATAAAGAAACGATTGCTAAATTATTGCGATTCGCTACTACGGCCAGTGAATCAGAGAAGCAAGAAGCGACTTTGGATGATTATATAAGTCGAATGAAAGAAGGGCAGGATAAGATCTATTATATTACGGCATCTAGCTATAATGCGGCTAAGAACAGTCCTCATTTAGAAATCTTCAAGAAAAAAGGAATTGAGGTATTATTATTAAGTGACAAAGTCGATGAGTGGTTGGTTGGCTATTTAAGTGAATATGCTGGTAAAAAATTGCAGTCGATTTCTAAAGGAAAAGTTGAGTTTGATGATGATGCTACAGATCAAATTAAAGAACAAGAAAAAACACTAGAACCAATTCTTACTCATATTAAGAAAATTTTAGAAAGTAAAGTTAAGGATGTAGTTGTTACTAATCGTTTAACTGATTCTCCTGCATGTATTGTTGCTGACGAACAAGATATGGGCTTGGAAATGCAACGTATTTTACAAGCAGCAGGCCAACAAGTTCCAACGACTAAACCCGTATTTGAAATTAATCCTGAACACGTATTAATTAAACGTCTGCATGATATTCAGGATGATAATTTGTTTGAGTTATGGGTTACTATGTTATTTGAGCAGGCCGTTTTAGCAGAAGGCGGTCAATTAGATAATCCTGCGGATTTTGTAAGTAGAGTCAATAAGCTATTAGCATCATCAACGGTGTAA
- a CDS encoding pyridoxal-phosphate dependent enzyme: protein MWNLSSRAHRLNHFPADGSVCYVKRDDELGCGISGSKLRKYASLLPFLLEQKIRHLIIIAGPQSNNLLAVLQLAREFQFKVTAFLIQPWKLELQGNYKLSRLFLEEHEVVWVARHEWSQVNKLAYSYLSTLSEQGFVLHEGASVPEAMEGSLTLAADIILNESALGVTFEHLFIDAGTGFSAAALINGLARLEHQAKIHVLLLADNEGLFRSKLNQWIGSIPTNFCCFYPTTAKAFGSVNQTIKNEVKRLAKEEGILADPIYAAKLFHESRKRISSEQLIGNILIIHSGGTLTVSAFNYV from the coding sequence ATGTGGAATTTATCTAGTAGAGCACACCGTTTAAATCATTTTCCTGCGGATGGGAGCGTTTGTTATGTCAAAAGAGATGACGAGTTAGGTTGTGGAATTAGCGGTTCGAAATTACGTAAATATGCTAGCCTTTTACCTTTTTTGCTGGAGCAAAAAATACGCCATCTTATTATTATTGCTGGACCTCAATCGAATAACTTACTTGCGGTTTTGCAACTAGCAAGAGAGTTTCAATTTAAAGTGACTGCTTTTTTGATTCAACCTTGGAAATTAGAATTGCAAGGAAATTATAAACTAAGTCGTCTTTTTCTCGAAGAGCATGAAGTTGTATGGGTGGCTCGTCACGAATGGTCTCAGGTGAATAAACTTGCTTATTCCTATCTTAGCACACTCAGTGAACAAGGATTTGTATTACATGAAGGGGCGAGTGTTCCAGAAGCAATGGAAGGATCTTTGACGCTTGCTGCAGATATTATCTTAAATGAAAGTGCTTTAGGAGTAACATTTGAACATCTTTTTATTGATGCCGGAACTGGTTTTTCTGCTGCAGCACTCATTAATGGGCTAGCAAGATTAGAGCATCAAGCAAAAATTCATGTACTGCTATTAGCGGATAATGAAGGGTTATTTCGTAGTAAGTTAAATCAATGGATTGGATCCATTCCAACTAATTTCTGCTGTTTTTACCCAACAACAGCTAAGGCTTTTGGCTCTGTGAATCAAACAATTAAAAATGAAGTAAAACGTTTAGCAAAAGAAGAGGGTATTTTGGCAGATCCTATTTATGCTGCTAAATTATTTCATGAGTCAAGAAAGCGTATTAGCTCAGAACAATTAATAGGTAATATATTGATTATCCATTCTGGTGGAACCTTGACTGTTTCTGCATTTAATTATGTCTAA
- the yaaA gene encoding peroxide stress protein YaaA, which produces MLILLSPAKKLLDPSKPYDANISKPAFMDKTRILVNLMQTKSVDEIAALMDLSKDLAELNYHRYQIFHLDDKALLHSYPALFLFQGDVYQGLQAKNWTQDAVRYSQDHLRILSGLYGLLNPLDAIQPYRLEMGVRLENSEGKNLYDFWQDTITDALNQQLADQENPVLINLASVEYFKVVDEKKFNYPIITINFYENKNGQLKMIGIHAKKARGAMARFVMQNQFDDLSRLKEFSELGYKFNESTSSERHLDFVRSSPA; this is translated from the coding sequence ATGCTTATTTTATTATCACCAGCTAAAAAATTATTAGATCCATCTAAGCCATACGATGCTAATATATCGAAACCCGCATTTATGGATAAAACGCGCATTCTTGTAAATTTGATGCAAACTAAATCTGTAGATGAAATTGCAGCGCTTATGGATTTATCGAAAGATCTTGCTGAATTAAATTATCATCGATACCAAATATTTCATTTGGATGATAAGGCGTTACTTCATTCATACCCAGCATTATTTTTATTTCAAGGTGATGTCTATCAAGGCTTACAAGCAAAAAACTGGACTCAAGATGCGGTACGATATTCTCAAGATCATTTAAGAATCCTGTCGGGACTTTATGGTCTACTGAATCCTCTAGATGCAATTCAACCTTATAGACTCGAAATGGGAGTTCGTTTAGAAAATTCTGAGGGAAAGAATTTATATGATTTTTGGCAAGATACAATAACAGATGCACTGAATCAACAGCTGGCCGATCAAGAAAATCCTGTATTAATTAATCTAGCTTCTGTTGAATATTTTAAGGTAGTTGATGAAAAAAAATTCAATTATCCAATAATTACGATTAATTTTTATGAAAACAAGAATGGACAGTTAAAAATGATTGGCATTCATGCTAAAAAAGCTCGTGGAGCCATGGCAAGATTTGTTATGCAAAATCAATTTGATGATTTGTCTCGTCTTAAAGAATTTAGTGAGCTAGGTTATAAGTTTAATGAGTCTACATCCTCGGAACGGCATCTGGATTTTGTTAGAAGCTCTCCAGCGTGA
- a CDS encoding DUF4124 domain-containing protein yields the protein MKVFVFLLLMTIICASNAQIYKWVDSQGGVHFSDTPHAGAQIITLPDENNSSSPSSIPPKTSPEPNELQDQSPVKLKHSYTQIGIVQPESGATIRNNQGFVTVTAQTEPDLYPGDKLQLLYDNAVLGEPQKNPVFEINGMYRGSHTLAVQVIDEDGNVIESSDPITIYVFRPRVGMVPGTKPH from the coding sequence ATGAAAGTTTTTGTCTTTCTATTATTAATGACGATAATTTGCGCATCTAATGCGCAAATTTATAAATGGGTAGACAGTCAGGGAGGTGTGCATTTTAGTGATACACCTCATGCAGGAGCTCAAATCATTACTCTCCCTGATGAAAATAACTCTTCGTCACCATCTTCTATACCTCCTAAAACATCTCCTGAACCAAACGAATTACAAGATCAAAGCCCTGTAAAATTAAAACATTCGTATACTCAAATTGGGATTGTTCAGCCTGAGAGCGGAGCGACAATTCGTAATAATCAAGGTTTTGTCACAGTAACAGCTCAAACAGAACCTGATCTTTATCCAGGTGACAAATTGCAATTGCTCTATGATAATGCAGTTCTAGGGGAGCCGCAAAAAAATCCTGTGTTTGAAATAAATGGTATGTATCGAGGATCACATACTTTAGCAGTTCAAGTGATAGATGAGGATGGAAATGTAATTGAGAGTAGCGATCCCATAACGATTTATGTTTTCCGACCGAGAGTAGGTATGGTCCCTGGTACTAAACCACATTAA
- the glnA gene encoding type I glutamate--ammonia ligase has protein sequence MSKNTILEAIKEHEAKLIDLRFTDIRGKEQHITIPVSAVDNDFVESGKMIDGSSFKGWQKIHQSDLALVPDLETIKLDPFFQDNTLFIRCNVVDPKTMMGYERCPRSLALRAEAYLQSTGIADTAYFGPEPEFFIFDSVQWETTIGGAFYKIDSEEAQWYSGKELEGGNIGHRPGIKGGYFPVPPVDSSHDIRSAMCLTLESLGTIVEAHHHEVATANQCEIATRYNTLTKKADELQILKYVVHNVAHNYGKTATFMPKPLVGDNGNGMHCHQSLSKDGVNLFSGDQYAGLSETALYYIGGIIKHARALNAFTNPATNSYKRLVPGFEAPVLLAYSARNRSAAIRIPHVNNPKARRIEIRFPDPTANPYLAFSAMMMAGLDGIQRKIHPGQAMDKDLYDLPPEELVDIPTVCSSLEQAMEHLKMDHDFLLQGDVFTKDFIMNYINMKEEETSRIRSMTHPYEFELYYSL, from the coding sequence ATGAGCAAAAATACTATACTTGAGGCAATTAAAGAGCACGAGGCAAAATTAATTGACTTACGATTTACTGATATACGCGGGAAAGAACAACATATTACTATTCCAGTTTCTGCTGTAGATAATGATTTTGTTGAAAGCGGGAAAATGATCGATGGATCTTCTTTTAAGGGATGGCAAAAAATTCACCAGTCAGACTTGGCTTTGGTACCTGATTTGGAAACAATAAAGCTCGATCCTTTTTTTCAAGACAATACCTTATTTATCCGTTGCAACGTTGTTGATCCTAAAACAATGATGGGATATGAGCGTTGTCCGCGTTCTCTCGCTTTACGAGCTGAAGCTTATTTACAATCCACAGGAATAGCTGATACTGCTTATTTTGGTCCCGAACCCGAATTTTTCATTTTTGATAGCGTACAATGGGAAACAACTATTGGAGGCGCTTTTTATAAAATTGATTCGGAAGAGGCTCAATGGTACTCAGGAAAAGAGTTGGAAGGAGGGAATATTGGTCATCGTCCTGGAATAAAGGGGGGGTACTTCCCTGTGCCTCCAGTAGATTCTTCTCATGACATACGATCGGCAATGTGTTTGACTTTAGAATCATTAGGAACGATCGTCGAAGCGCATCATCATGAGGTTGCCACCGCAAATCAGTGTGAAATTGCAACTCGCTATAATACGTTGACCAAAAAAGCTGATGAATTACAAATTTTAAAATATGTGGTCCATAATGTCGCACATAATTATGGCAAAACAGCTACTTTTATGCCCAAGCCGCTGGTAGGAGACAATGGAAATGGGATGCATTGTCATCAATCCTTATCCAAAGATGGTGTTAATTTGTTTTCTGGAGACCAGTATGCAGGACTTTCAGAAACTGCATTGTATTACATTGGAGGCATTATAAAACATGCTCGTGCCTTAAATGCATTCACTAATCCAGCAACGAATAGTTATAAGCGTTTGGTTCCAGGCTTTGAAGCTCCCGTTCTTTTAGCTTATTCTGCAAGAAATCGATCAGCAGCTATTCGTATTCCTCATGTGAATAATCCTAAAGCTCGTCGTATTGAAATACGATTCCCAGATCCTACAGCAAATCCTTATCTTGCGTTTTCAGCAATGATGATGGCTGGCTTAGATGGTATTCAAAGAAAAATTCATCCAGGGCAGGCAATGGATAAAGATCTTTATGATTTACCACCAGAAGAGCTTGTTGATATACCTACAGTATGTTCTTCTTTGGAACAAGCAATGGAACATCTGAAGATGGATCATGATTTCTTATTACAAGGTGATGTATTTACTAAAGACTTCATTATGAATTACATCAACATGAAAGAAGAAGAAACAAGCAGAATTAGAAGTATGACTCATCCTTATGAGTTTGAGTTATATTACAGCCTTTAG